TTATTAGCCCAGGGAGTGGGTAAACAAATTGGTAATATCTACCGAGATGCGGGACGGCGGTATATGTTGACCTTTTCCGTGATGGCTGCAACCTTGGCTGCTATACCTTTACCCTTTGCAACCATGCCTGTATTAACAGCATTGCAAGTATCGATGGTAGGACTGTTAGGTAAATTATACGGGCAAACTATCACACCATCCCAAGCAGGGGGAATTGTGAGTGCGATCGCCGGCGGATTTTTAGCCCAAGCAGTCGGGAGGGAATTAGTTAAATTTATCCCAGGTTTTGGCAGTGCGATCGCGGCTTCTTGGGCGGCGGCTTATACTTGGTCTTTAGGGGAAGCTGCTTGTGTGTATTTTGGTGATGTGATGGGTGGAAAAAAACCTGATCCGCAAAAAATTCAATCTGTGATGCAAGCAGAGTTTCAAGCGGCGAAAGAACGATTTAAGGGAATTAAACGTTAAGAAACAGCCGACTCCAGCATTTTAATTGTTCCAGCATCGGCATCTATTTCGACATTCAAACCAATGGGTAATGTAAATTTATCTTTGATATGACCAATCATTGAACCATACCAAGCCGGAATTTTTAAGGGAATTATATGGTCACGTAATACTTGAGTTAATTTAAAAGATGGTTCATCGCCAAGGCTACAATCAGTACATCTGCCAAAAATAAAGCCGGAAATTTGATTGAGAATTCCAGCGTTTTTTAGCTGAGTTAACATGCGGTCTATGCGGTAAACATCTTCTCTAACATCTTCCACAAATAAAATGCTTTTGTACCAAGCAGGTAGATAAGGTGAACCCACCATTGCGGCGAGAACTGACAAGTTACCACCTATGAGTTTACCTGTGGCTTTTCCCGATGAAATAGTCTCAAATTGGACATCTTCGGTTTGGAGATTTTGCATTGTTACTGCTTCGCCATCAAATAAGATGCGCTTGGCGTAATTTGTTGTAAAGTCATTCCAGGTAGATGTGGCATTTGCGCCATGAAAAGTAATGACTCGACTACGAGCATAAATCGCTAACACTAAAGCAGTGATATCGCTGAATCCCATAATAATTTTGGGATGAGAGCGAATTTGGGCATAGTTGAGTAATGGTAAAATGCGATTGCAACCCCAACCACCGCGCATAGTCAAAATAGCTGTGACGGAATTATCTGCAAACATCATGTTTACATCCTGTGCGCGGTTAACATCTGTCCCAGCTAAATAACCGTACCTGTCTAAGAGATGGTTTCCTAATTTAATTTTTAAGCCTAATTGGGTGAGCGATCGCTGGGCGTTAGCTAAATCTTCTGCGTCAATGACACCAGCCGGCGAAACTAGTCCTACTGTGTCTCCTGGTTGTAGTCTAGGTGGTTTGAGGATGGTACTTGGCGACAGCTTACCTTGAGCTTGAACTAGAGGTAGCTGCGCTGCTAAGGTTGTCAAACCACAGGTTGTAATAAATGTGCGTCGTTTCAAAATTGGGTTGGGGAGTAGGAAAAAACTTGATTATACTGGGTTCTTCATTTCAGACTTCATTTCCTACTTTTTCTTAACCGCGCAATTGCGCTACCAAGAGATTAGGGTTCCAATAAGCGCGGGTTGTTTGAATTTTTCCGTCTTTGTTAATCTCAAAAATTGTGATTCCCTCAAAGCTGACTGATTTACCTGTCTTACTAACTCCTTCCATTGTCCACTTGACGGCTGCTTCAGTACCAGCTACAAAAATATGTTCAGTTGTCGCGGCTAATTTTGTAAATACAGCTTGCAATTGCCCGATAAACTGGTGATAATCTTCTTGAATTTTGACTGGAGGTTCACCAACCGGATCATGACTCACCGCATCTTCCGCAAAATTCTCTATCCAGCCTTCTGGATTCATTGCAGTAATGTTGGTAAAGTAGGCAGCAATAACTGTTTCAATGGCGGTGCTTGGCATGACTGAGTTTTCTGAATGGAGGAACAACCGGATATAGATTATACAACCTATTATTTGCTGAACTCTAGCGATGGATTAAACAGCAACATTCAGCCAAGTAAATTGCTAAATTAAATAAAGTCTGAAGTCTGAAATGTTAAATTTCATCCTCCTGCCTTATACTACAACTCTGTGATTAGTGGAATATTACAATATCTGCGAACTGCATTAACCCAAAATCAAGATTATCGTGACACCTTGACCAAGATTCACTGGTGGCGAATGGTTGTGGTAACAAGTGTGGGGGTCACAACTTTGGTGTGGGGAATGCGGGAACTGAAATGGTTGCAACCTTGGGAGTTAAAAGCTTATGACCAAATGTTGCGATCGCGTCCTTCAGAATCACCCGATCCTCGGCTTTTACTGGTTAAAATCACAGAAGAGGATTTGGCGCAAGTCAAATGGCCGTTATCTGATGCCATAATCAATCAATTATTAACAAAACTTGAGTCTGATCAACCGCGTGTTATTGGTCTGAATCTCTACCGCCAAAATCAAACCAATCTGGCGGCTGGTATTACTAATAAAAATAACATTATTACTACTTGTTTATTAAGCAGCAAAGATAGATCAGAAATTCCTCCTCCACCGAATTTTCCTGGAGATAATATTAGCTATAACGATTTAATTCCTGATAATCAAGAAGACCAAATTGTGCGCCGGAGTTTGTTATTTGCCGAGCCTAGTAATAATAGTAAATGTGCAACACAATTTTCATTTGCGGCTTTAATTGCCATTAGTTATTTAGAAAAACAAGGGATAAATGTAGATTTTACCGAAAAACACAATTTTCATCTTGGTAAAATTACTTTTTCAACTCTCACACCTAATTCTGGTGGCTATATCGGCTTAGATGCTGCTGGTTATCAAATATTATTAAATTACCGCCATCCTCATCGCCTCACACAAGAAGTCACTCTTTCACAAGTTCTCAACGGTCAAGTTAATCCCAACTGGATTAAAGACAAGTTAGTAATTATTGGCACTACAGCCGCTAGTGTTCATCCTGGCGTGTATACTCCCTACAGTGCTTCTCCAGACCATCCAGCTAGAACATCAACTGTATTTATTCATGCACAAATAGCCAGTCAAATTCTTAGTACCGTTTTGGATGGTAGACCATTGATTTGGTACTGGCCTGATTGGCTGGAAGTAACATGGGTCTTGGCTTGGTCATTACTGGGTAGTCTTTTAGGCTGGCGGCTGCGACATCCTGTTATGCTGCTAGTGGTGGGATGTCTAACCCTAGCTGGTTTAGTGGCAATTTGTGTTGGTTTATTTCTCTTAGCTGGCTGGATACCGCTGATTCCCCCGGCGATCGCATTTTTGTTTAGTAGTGTGGGGATGCTGGTCTATAGTACATACCGCACTCAACAGCAAACAAAGTTAATTATTCAGCAAGTTGAACAACAACAAGAAGCGATCGCTCAATTAAGTATTCTCTTAAAAGAAACTACCGCTGCAACAGAAGCAACAAAAATTCGTGACCAACATATTCACTCTGCGTCAATAATTTATCAACCAGAAAAAAGAACCGGTGATTTACTTTTGGGTGGACGCTACCACATATCAAGAGTTCTGGGGGCTGGGGGATTTGGTCGCACTTATTTAGCACAAGATACTCAGCGTCCTGGTAATCCAACTTGTGTTGTGAAACAATTAATGCCAGCACGTCGAGATACAAAATTTTTAGAAGTAGCCCGCAGATTATTTAATACAGAAGCAGAAATTTTAGAAGCCTTGGGGAAACATCCCCAAATCCCGGCGCTGCTGGCTTATTTTGAAGACCAGCAAGAGTTTTATTTAGTAGAAGAGTATATTCCTGGGCATACTTTACACGAAGAATTAGCACCTGTACACGGTGCAAAAAATGAAACTTTTGTAATTGAGATGCTCAAAAGTGTATTAGAAGTTTTAGCATTTGTCCATGAGCATCGAGTAATTCATCGAGACATTAAACCTCATAATATTATTAGAAGTAATCAAGATAATCGCTTAGTTTTAATTGATTTTGGTGCAGTTAAATTAATGCACCCACCAACTAGCGAACAAACAGAATTAGCCACAGTTGCTATTGGTACACGGGGCTATGCACCACCAGAACAATTTGCCGGACATCCGCGCTTATCTAGTGATATTTATGCTTTGGGGATGATGGGAATTCAAGCAATGACTGGTATCTTACCTCAAGAATTACAACCAGATCCAGAGACAGGCAATGTTATGTGGCAACACACAGTACAAGTAAGTGCAGAACTGGGGATGATTTTAGATAAAATGGTGCGTTATCATTTTAGCGATCGCTATCAATCAGCCGCCGCCGTTCTCCAAGACTTAAATCAGATTAGCGATAAGAAATAAAAGCACACAGATAAACTCTCTATAACTCTCTGCGCCTTTGCATGACGGACACTTTGCTCAAGTCGGGAAACTCGCCCACGCAAGTGTCCTCCTCTGCGTGAGGCAAAAAAATCTTGTTTTGCTACCTTATTTTTGAATTAATATTATTTGGTTATATCTAAATTAAATTCAGTATGAATCTAGAACAAGAAACTAAAATTGCAGGTATCTATGAAGTGTGTATTGGTGTTCCAGACCCAATTTTTGCCATACAATATTGGGAACAATTTGGTTATCGCATTGGACAAGTTGGTCAATTACCTGCGGCGACAGCCCATCAATTATATGGAGTAAATTCTGGATTACGTTCCATTCGCCTATATCATCAAAATGCAGATCATGGGTTAATTCGGTTGATGGTTTGGCAAAATCCCACTAATCAAGGTTTGGGGTTAGCATCAATGAAAACAAAAGGAAATCGTTGGGCGACTACCCTAACTTCTGATATTTTAACTATTTTAAATCATGCCGAAGAAGCCAAAATGGCTGGTTTTACAGTGCGATATAGCATTCCCTATTGGGAAGTTATTTATAACAAAGAACGCAAAAGTCGTCCTTTTATTGACCCAAGCGTAGGGGTGCGAGAAATGTTATTACTGCAACCTTTAGCGCGACAAGTTTTATTTCAAAGATTTGGTTACACAATACCTCATTACGGAAACATTAACGCAGCATCTGTATTGAAAACTAGTCAATTTACTCATATTGGAATTGTCGTTCAAGATGATAGCAAAACTAGCCTGAAGTTTTATGAGGACATTTTAGGTTTGTTGCGAGTGCGAGATGATGTCGAAACTAGCTATGAATCTTCACCCGCAGGACGAGATTTATTTGACCTCCAACCAGGAGAAAAATTTATAGTGACGACTTTTGATGATCCGCGTTCGTCTCAGACTGATATGATGGCGGCGCGGAGTGGCAGACTTTATGTAATTCGCTTCCCGGAGGCGATAAACTTAGAATCGCGGTTTGAAGCCGCACAACCAGGAAGTTTAGGGATGTCGCTGTATACTTATCGGGTGCAGGGAATCGAAGAATATGGCGATCGCATCAAGTCTAGTCAAGTGCTAAACTTTACTAACATTATCGAAAACGAGTTTCGAGAAAAAAGTTTCTCTTTTACCGCACCAGATGGCTATTTCTGGAACCTGGTCGAAACAGGTTTCAACTAGCATAGATCGACCGACGTAAATAAATAGACCACACTCAGTAACCATCTGGAATTACGAAAAGGCTTGTGGTATCACTATTCTTTCTTTTTCCTTTTGACTTTTTACTTTTACCTTGTTGTACTAGCAACTGGTTTTTCAAATATCATCAAATGCTGCTGGGGTAATAAGTTTTTTGTCTCGCGCCAAACTAAACCAACAGCCTGCATTTCTTTCCGTACCTGGTTTTGCGTCATCTTGTGCAGACGTTTAATCATAATTAAGGGATTTTCCCCGCGGTACTCTACCAGTACCACCCTACCCCCCGGTTTTAAGGCTTTGACAATTCCTTGCATCACTTCGTAAGGATATGCAAATTCATGATAAGCATCCACCATTAAAGCCAAATTAACACTTGCATCAGGCAGGTTAGGATTATCAATCGTTGCTAAAATTGGCTTAACATTAGTAATTTTTTTCTCTTGTTTATAAGCTTGAATAATCTCTAACATTTCTGGCTGAATATCTACAGCCAACACCTTTCCTTGAGGTAATAAAGGTGCAATCAAAAAACTCGGCGTTGCATAATAGAGGGATGAATTGAGGTAATCTACTGTGCAATGTCCATACTGTGAGTCTACGGAAATTAGAAAGAATGGAAAACGGAGAGGTAAACAAAATCACATCTGTACTAACTGCGATCGCCAATTTATTGATGTGTACGATCCGCCAAAAGGATACTCAGAGGAACTTAAACAAGAATGTTTAAAAATGTATCTTAATGGGATGGGTTTTCGTGGGATTGAACGTGTTAAAGGTGTACATCATACTACTATAATCTCTTGGGTAAAACAAAGAGGAGAAAAGCTGCCAGACGTACCCCAAGAAGATGCTGTACCAGAAGTTGGAGAACTAGATGAATTAGAGACATTCATAGGTTCAAAAAAAACAAAATCTGGTTGTGGACAGCAGTAAATCACTTTACTCAAGGTATTTTAGCCTGGGTCTTAGGAGACCATAGTGCGGAAACATTCGAGCCATTATGGGAAATTGTGAAACAGTGGGAAAGCTATTTTTATGTGACCGATGGCTGGAAAGTTTACCCCAGTTTTATACCAGATGGAGACCAAATTGTGAGTAAAACATATATGACGCGAGTAGAAAATGAAAATACCCGATTACGTCATTATCTTGCACGCCTTCACAGAAAAACTTTATGCTATTCCAAATCAGAACAAATGCTGAGACACTCAATTAAATTATTACTTCATTATTTGAAGTATCAAATTGTACCTATATAAATTAATTCATCCCTTTATTCAGCAACGCCAAAACTCAAATAACCTGTACCAGCACCAATATCTGCAACTACGTCATTTGGTTTTAAATCTAACGCGCCAACTATCTTGCTTGGCTGTTCTTCTAACTCGCGACTAGGACGTTCCAGCCAGCCTGCGCCTGTGTGTCCCATCACTTGAGCAATTTCTCGCCCCATATAATATTTACCAATACCATCGGGACTATGGTTAACTTTTTGTTCATAAACTGTATTTGAGGAAGTAGTTGTCATTTCTGGTTTATTTGCAGTCAAAAACCAGAAACTCGCAACTATCAGAATAATGCCAATAATTGCTAAAAAACTAAACTTACGAATTTGATTCATCGTTAACTAGTATTTGCTCACTAAAAAAATACTAGTACAGGTCGGCGTAAATAAACAGACCATCTGGAATTGCTAAAAGGCTTGTAGTATTACTATTCTTTCTTTCTTTTTCCTTTTGACTTTTGACTTGTTGTACTAGCGGATTGGAATTGTAATCACAAATTCTGTACCCCTGTCTGGTAGAGAAATACATTGTAATGACCCACGATGTTTTTCTGTAACTATCTGGTAACTAATTGATAAGCCTAGACCGGTTCCTTTACCAATTGGTTTAGTAGTAAAAAACGGATCAAATAAACGACTTTGTACTTTTTGGGGAATTCCTGTCCCATTATCAGCAATATGAATGCAGATATTTTCATTTTCACATTCAGAAGAAATGCGAATTATTGGCTGTTGACAGAGCTTTTTTTCCCAAGCTTCATCTAAAGCATCAATTGCATTTGCCAAGATATTCATAAATACTTGATTTAATTGACCTGCAAAACATTTGATATGCGGCATTTCGCAATACTCTTTAATTACTTGAATTTCTGGGCGATGAGTTTGAGCTTTAAGGCGGTGCTTCAAAATTAACAAAGTACTATCTATGCCGTCATGCACATTAGCAGTTTTAAATTCAGCTTCATCTAAACGCGAGAAAATTCGCAGAGAAAGAACAATTTGATGAATACGTTCAGCACCTACTTTCATGGAAGTCAAGATTTTAGGCAAGTCTTGGATAATATATTCAATCTCAACTTCTTTCATGACATCTTGAATATTAGAATCTGGATTAGGGTAATACTTTTGATAAAGTTGAATTAGTTGCAGTATATCTTTCACATAATTTTCGGCATATTCAACATTACCATAAATAAAAGTTACCGGATTATTAATTTCATGAGCTACACCAGCAACTAACTGTCCTAAAGAAGACATTTTTTCAGTTTGAATCAATTGAGATTGAGTTTGCTTAAGCTCATTTAGAGTATTTTTTAAGTCAAGATTTTTTTGCTCAACTTCTTTAGTCCTTTCTTTGATTTTCTGCTCTAAATTTTGGTTATATGCTTCTAATTTAGCTTTTGCTTGATACTGTTCTGTTAAAAGTTGTTTTACTTGTTGAATTAACTGATTTAAAGAAATAGCTAGAACACCAACTTCATCTTCAGTAGTGACAGGCGCTTGTAAATCAAAATTAGCATCTTTTGTCACTTTTTTGGCAATCTGCGTTACAGCTTGCAAAGGGCGGGTAATTTTGTTGCCAATTAAATATCCTATGAATGTAACAATTGTACCTCCCAATAAAAACAAAAGATATAGCCGTAGCCAAAGTGAAGATTGAGTTTTTTCTAATTGCAATATTGGATAAAGTATAGTTGTAATTAAAGATTGACTTGCTCCTTTAAATACAATACTTTTAGCAAAATATGCTTGTTGTTGAATTGATGTTTTAATGGTGGACGAATTAGGCGAAGGCGGCTGCCATTTTGTTTCTTTAATATCTGATAGCGTTGATGCAATAATTGTGTCTTTTTTTGTTGTAACTATGTCTTTGGAGGAACCAACAGCAATTTGTTTTAAAAATGACTCATCTACTAAATTACCCATAATAATTCCACCTACAATTTTTATAGAAGATTTGATTGGGTGAATTACTACTTGTAAAATTTGTAGACTATCTTCTACATCAATAAAATCAATAAAGCTACCACCGCTCTTAGCAATGTTAGTAATAGATTTATCAAGTAATTTAGATGTAACTAAACTAGATTTTCTTGTATCCAATAAAGTATTGCCATTAGTATTAACTACTTTTATCCAATCTAAATTCAAAGTAGTTCTAATAGGGAGTAAATCTTGTAGAAGTTTTTGTTTATCTTTTTGTTCAATTGCTAAGGTAATTGTCTCACGCCCAGCAATCAAATTTACTTGTGTTTCCAAATCTTCCTGTTCATGTTGAAAATCTTGGTAAACTCTTTCTGCAAAACTTGCGACTTCTTGGCGAATGTTCTGCTCAAGACTATCAGTAAACCAATGTCCAATGATGGATAAACACAATATAAATATGCTCAAAAATATAGCTAGAGATGAAAAAACTATTTTTTGGCTGAGATTAAAGCGTAAGCGAAATTTTCTTCGCATGGCGGTGATGATGAATTTAATTGCTAGGAATAAAGCTTTTATCTTGCAGTAGTTTATGACCTTCAGAGCTAAAGATAAAATCAATAAATTTTTGAGTGGTAGGTGTAGGTGCTTTCTGCCAAATAACTCCTAGATGACGCACCATTTGGTATTTACCATTAGTAAAATTATCTTTGTTTGGCTCAATACCATTTAGTTTAAGGCGATTGACTGGTAATTGATTAATTGCAGAATAAGCTAAAGAAAAAGCACCAATTGAATAGGGAGTGCTTTGTAAAGTATCAATTAGCTCTCCTTCTTTATTTAAAATGACAGCTTTAGTAGTGCTTTTATCTTGACCTAAATAGTATTTTCGCAGTAATTTTTTAGCAGACTCATCTTCTGGTCTATCCAAAACTAGGGTGTGTTTTAAAACTAAAACTATAGCCAAAGAATGATAGAAGCAAGCGTCAACATTGCAAGATAGTTATCAGCTTTCTTCTCATAGCGTGTAGCAATCCGACGAAATTGCTTCAAACGGTTGAAACATCGCTCGACCCGATTTCTTTGGCGATAAATAGATTTATCAAACTTACCGCGTCTGCGTTCGTTCGACCTACGTGGAATGGTTAAGCGAATGCCACGTCGCTGCAAATAGCGACGAATATTACCACTGCTGTAACCTTTATCACCGACTAATCGCTTTGGGCGTAAGC
This window of the Nostoc sp. HK-01 genome carries:
- a CDS encoding ISSoc13, transposase orfB — protein: MGRSKGGFSTKIHLRCDGNGKPITFLLTVGERHEAVVFEQLMAQGAVKRPGVGRPRLRPKRLVGDKGYSSGNIRRYLQRRGIRLTIPRRSNERRRGKFDKSIYRQRNRVERCFNRLKQFRRIATRYEKKADNYLAMLTLASIILWL
- a CDS encoding phosphate ABC transporter periplasmic phosphate-binding protein, which encodes MAIVLVLKHTLVLDRPEDESAKKLLRKYYLGQDKSTTKAVILNKEGELIDTLQSTPYSIGAFSLAYSAINQLPVNRLKLNGIEPNKDNFTNGKYQMVRHLGVIWQKAPTPTTQKFIDFIFSSEGHKLLQDKSFIPSN
- a CDS encoding periplasmic sensor signal transduction histidine kinase, which translates into the protein MRRKFRLRFNLSQKIVFSSLAIFLSIFILCLSIIGHWFTDSLEQNIRQEVASFAERVYQDFQHEQEDLETQVNLIAGRETITLAIEQKDKQKLLQDLLPIRTTLNLDWIKVVNTNGNTLLDTRKSSLVTSKLLDKSITNIAKSGGSFIDFIDVEDSLQILQVVIHPIKSSIKIVGGIIMGNLVDESFLKQIAVGSSKDIVTTKKDTIIASTLSDIKETKWQPPSPNSSTIKTSIQQQAYFAKSIVFKGASQSLITTILYPILQLEKTQSSLWLRLYLLFLLGGTIVTFIGYLIGNKITRPLQAVTQIAKKVTKDANFDLQAPVTTEDEVGVLAISLNQLIQQVKQLLTEQYQAKAKLEAYNQNLEQKIKERTKEVEQKNLDLKNTLNELKQTQSQLIQTEKMSSLGQLVAGVAHEINNPVTFIYGNVEYAENYVKDILQLIQLYQKYYPNPDSNIQDVMKEVEIEYIIQDLPKILTSMKVGAERIHQIVLSLRIFSRLDEAEFKTANVHDGIDSTLLILKHRLKAQTHRPEIQVIKEYCEMPHIKCFAGQLNQVFMNILANAIDALDEAWEKKLCQQPIIRISSECENENICIHIADNGTGIPQKVQSRLFDPFFTTKPIGKGTGLGLSISYQIVTEKHRGSLQCISLPDRGTEFVITIPIR
- a CDS encoding peptidase U61 LD-carboxypeptidase A translates to MKRRTFITTCGLTTLAAQLPLVQAQGKLSPSTILKPPRLQPGDTVGLVSPAGVIDAEDLANAQRSLTQLGLKIKLGNHLLDRYGYLAGTDVNRAQDVNMMFADNSVTAILTMRGGWGCNRILPLLNYAQIRSHPKIIMGFSDITALVLAIYARSRVITFHGANATSTWNDFTTNYAKRILFDGEAVTMQNLQTEDVQFETISSGKATGKLIGGNLSVLAAMVGSPYLPAWYKSILFVEDVREDVYRIDRMLTQLKNAGILNQISGFIFGRCTDCSLGDEPSFKLTQVLRDHIIPLKIPAWYGSMIGHIKDKFTLPIGLNVEIDADAGTIKMLESAVS
- a CDS encoding IS1 transposase, producing MWTAVNHFTQGILAWVLGDHSAETFEPLWEIVKQWESYFYVTDGWKVYPSFIPDGDQIVSKTYMTRVENENTRLRHYLARLHRKTLCYSKSEQMLRHSIKLLLHYLKYQIVPI
- a CDS encoding IS1 transposase, which encodes MQCPYCESTEIRKNGKRRGKQNHICTNCDRQFIDVYDPPKGYSEELKQECLKMYLNGMGFRGIERVKGVHHTTIISWVKQRGEKLPDVPQEDAVPEVGELDELETFIGSKKTKSGCGQQ
- a CDS encoding steroid delta-5-3-ketosteroid isomerase, translated to MPSTAIETVIAAYFTNITAMNPEGWIENFAEDAVSHDPVGEPPVKIQEDYHQFIGQLQAVFTKLAATTEHIFVAGTEAAVKWTMEGVSKTGKSVSFEGITIFEINKDGKIQTTRAYWNPNLLVAQLRG
- a CDS encoding type 11 methyltransferase; protein product: MIAPLLPQGKVLAVDIQPEMLEIIQAYKQEKKITNVKPILATIDNPNLPDASVNLALMVDAYHEFAYPYEVMQGIVKALKPGGRVVLVEYRGENPLIMIKRLHKMTQNQVRKEMQAVGLVWRETKNLLPQQHLMIFEKPVASTTR
- a CDS encoding serine/threonine protein kinase with Chase2 sensor translates to MISGILQYLRTALTQNQDYRDTLTKIHWWRMVVVTSVGVTTLVWGMRELKWLQPWELKAYDQMLRSRPSESPDPRLLLVKITEEDLAQVKWPLSDAIINQLLTKLESDQPRVIGLNLYRQNQTNLAAGITNKNNIITTCLLSSKDRSEIPPPPNFPGDNISYNDLIPDNQEDQIVRRSLLFAEPSNNSKCATQFSFAALIAISYLEKQGINVDFTEKHNFHLGKITFSTLTPNSGGYIGLDAAGYQILLNYRHPHRLTQEVTLSQVLNGQVNPNWIKDKLVIIGTTAASVHPGVYTPYSASPDHPARTSTVFIHAQIASQILSTVLDGRPLIWYWPDWLEVTWVLAWSLLGSLLGWRLRHPVMLLVVGCLTLAGLVAICVGLFLLAGWIPLIPPAIAFLFSSVGMLVYSTYRTQQQTKLIIQQVEQQQEAIAQLSILLKETTAATEATKIRDQHIHSASIIYQPEKRTGDLLLGGRYHISRVLGAGGFGRTYLAQDTQRPGNPTCVVKQLMPARRDTKFLEVARRLFNTEAEILEALGKHPQIPALLAYFEDQQEFYLVEEYIPGHTLHEELAPVHGAKNETFVIEMLKSVLEVLAFVHEHRVIHRDIKPHNIIRSNQDNRLVLIDFGAVKLMHPPTSEQTELATVAIGTRGYAPPEQFAGHPRLSSDIYALGMMGIQAMTGILPQELQPDPETGNVMWQHTVQVSAELGMILDKMVRYHFSDRYQSAAAVLQDLNQISDKK